ttgggtgtttgtgtgtgtgtgtgtgtgtgtgtgtgtgtgtggtgcacgcgtctgcgtgctgggggtttcgttttgaggaggctacgtttttggtgcgtggcattccctgtttgatatttttctttgttttttatataaactgtCGTTGAGTACGAATTCCTGTGAGGTGTATGAAGTATAACAGGAATGTTTTTATTGCTGATAAAACCCGGTTTCGGTTCCTGACTCAACATCTATTTCTTgatttatcattttgaaaatagttACAGTGAGAAACAAAACCTTATATTCCAATGTTTATTAAGtcaccaaacttcagttttaaagaaatatcattttagcCGTAATCTGGAGTCCAGTGCCTTCAAAGgcgatttttaacatttaaaatgaaGACTTAAACCTTTAGGAATTTGTAAATAATTACGTTTATATCTCACGACATTATgtgaatacaaatgtatgtacatatatattatataggcAGCAGACGTAATTGACACATTTTGTATTGATTATAACTGTCTTCCGCACTAAAGGAAGGTATCAGTAAGCGTCAGAATAAGGAATAGTTAAAATGAATCAGGGAGATCTTTTGCAATGTAACCATCCAAAGAAGAAACGGCGAAAGTTGCTATTAAAGATGCCGTATATCCAGGGATTCAATGTATTGTTAAGTAGAAAAGATCTTGAGCCAATTTTGAAACCAACTAGACCTCCACCCGACAAGAACTCCGCCTCATGTTTCCCTTTATACACCCTCCAAACGGTTAAAGACAGATACGGTAGAAAACTAACTATAAATACCACGGTCACAACGATCATAATAATTGTTAGTTTAATTGTTTCACTGTCGATTGTCTTACACTTGTCCTTGCTTTTAACCGTTGATTTCCTTGATATCTCCCTGTTTGCCTTCTGAGATTTCGATTCAGTAGCCTTGTCACTTGTTTGGCCGTTGGTATTTCTATTTGAATCGTGATTATCTTCCAGTTTACTGTCGTCTCTGGCAGAACTTGTGCTAAAAGACGTTTCATTTGATGAAGAAGCAGTCTTATTTCCACTTCCATATTGTCTCATACCTTTCTGGTGTTGATATATtgttttcccaataatagaatacAACACTATCAGAACTATGGAACAGGCAAAAAACATCACGAAGTGTACGATATTGAATGCCCATACATACTTTCTGTATTGCCTGTCTTTCGTAGAAGTACAATCAGAACCTTTTAATTCAATGTCAAGATCTGTGGGAATATTTACTTTAATAGAACCATAAATAATCAAGGAAGGCCATGACAACAAGAGTGCTGCCCCGAAAACAACTGAGCCTATCACTTTTGCTGTTTTCATAGTCATTTGAGGGGCCGTCACCTTGCATATCTTTTTAAACCGGTCCGTAGCTATAGCAATTAAGGTCAGAATAGATCCGATACCTGCCAGATAGTTCACAAACCTAAGGATCTTACATGCTACATTGTTTTCAAACGTGTAAAACAGTTCTATATCAGCTATTTCTGTAGGCATACAAAATGCACATACCGTTATATCATATAAAGCAAGAACTACAATGAAGAAACTGTTTGTTGTTCGTCTTGTCTTAAATCCATAATAATAACACACCATACAGTTTCCAACAAGACCTAAGACCATCAAAACAGAAATGTAGACTGTAGCTGGGATCATCAAGTGTGCCATTTCATCATTCAGCCTTTGAACTACTGCCGTTTTGTCAAATCCACTGGTATCGTTTACCGTTAGTGCCCCTGCAGCAGTGGTTGTTAAGCTTTCGTTAACCATTTTGACGCATAGATTTCAAAGCAATGCCTCTACATATGTATGTCTATTTTGAAcctgaaataaaagaaacaatacacCGTAAAATTTATCTCTATCACGAGTGCATCACCTAAAAGTTCGCTACTGGTATCATATTGTTTATCTATTTTAGTCTCGTATGACCGTGTAcgtaaaataaaactataaaacagTAATATCGGAAATAAATCTACTCGTACATACTGATTTTCTTCTTGCAAAGATTTACACTGGAAACTATTTTGTAAGCATAAATCGATATTACAAGTAGGTTTATCTCCCTTTAATTTGCATGAGAAGATGGCTTATTTCCTTATTTAATTaagatctaaaacaaaaaagacaataaacatttaacacattttaagtGTTTTAACAGGTCAGCATAAAATCCGACTGAATCGCATGTAAGCATATAAGATTAAAGTTTGAATCGCATGTCAGCTATAAGATTAAAGTTTGAATCGCATGTCAGCATATAAGATTAAAGttatcattttactttttctCAAGTAATTACCTTAACCTGTATTCATGtatgcatgcctaatctaccgaAAGCATGACAATTGTCCTTTGGTAAACAGTAATGATATCGAAATTCCTTCACTCATTTTCAACTGCACTATTACAGGTATGCACTTCATTTATACCATAGTTACTTTTTTCTTCTCAGATATAGGATGTACTTTTGTCGTATATCTTTATCGCAAGCGGTCTAAATCGCTAATGACGAATGTTTCAATACCTGTTATTGCCAACTACTGCCATTTACATATTCAAttacgttaactaggtatcttgatttttgtcagttagtcacTTATGATAacgatatttaaaaataaacactgTTCGGTCCTCCTCTACATCAAAGCGCTCAAAGTACTGATGGTAGCTGAAGTTGCTgctaatcattttgaaaagtacTGGAAAAAACCTGACATATTCGGAATTCTTACTTAcagaataacaaatatattttttgcaaaacattcaCCGTCTgaaatattctttcaaaatgaaTGCATTTTCACCGCCTGCCCttgcttatttaagaaataatttatagcaaaagagtgctttaacactatttatgcacgatgggcggttatacgtcgggcgtaataattgcacgagggcgcagcccgagtgaaattatttgtacgacgtattaccgcccgagtgtataaaaagtgttaaaacactcttttgctataaatctatttcgattctaatatgcatCTAAAACAGCAGATAAAATGTAGAAGCGGTCTTTCTTGATCGCAACAAAAGCTTTGACGTCACCgaacgttaacgtgacgtcatccTAACGTAAGAgtattttaacagagacaagtatATTAGAATTATAAATACACACTGTTTTAGTCTTTAATGGATAATTTAGtctttatttgattatttgtaCTGAAAACTGCAACAAAACTTACATCCGATGATATTTTACTACACATAAGAAGGGATAtacaaaataccatttttattttcaaatcattcagcttcttttacttcttttaaatACTTTCGAACACTGCCTGTCGTTGACACACGGATTTTCCAAGTAGCTTTGATTTTCATGAGTTTATTTGAAAGGAAACACCACAAACATGTATCACAAATGTACCTCGCAGTCGTTATATGTCAGTAAGATATACAATAAACCAAGTCGAGATACAACAATGCAATAAAATTCACCCTAGCTGTTACACCTATAGATGTCCCAATTGTCGCCGACAATCGATTGTCGATCATTTAATGAGCCAAAGTCGCCGACATCGATTATGAACTTGCATAATCGATTATTTGGCACTTACAAATTGTAGGAAAGTTTAAAGCCTATTCGGGAGTTACGCATCTTTTTGGTGGTATTTCTTCTTTAGTTTCACTTCTTTTCCACTGTTCAAAACGGAGGCAAAGCATACTGCGTTCGATCAAAATAATAAAGCAATCAAAGCTATATACCCTATCCAGGGAAGATTATACCACCAGTGTGGAAGTAGTTCGGATTCTACAAGATATGTGAAGGTGCAGcagtgaaataaaatcaaaattgggGAGTGTAGTTTGCCGATTATGCCATAAAGACCGCAAATAATGGTACCCCACTCACTTTcgtaatttattttgatttaattcataatttcagtCAGCATTGTGCTTCTAGATATTTTTGATAtacaactgtacatgtatatttttataaacaagaaatagttataaatagaaaattagaaataaaattttgagggCATTGAAgttttaattaataataaaatgtacaaatagtgacaaaaataacgtattttgaggTGTTTTAGGTCTGACAGCATGGTCAGTTGCTCAGGGACTCCTGATAGTCCCACAGACTTTCGGGTGCAAATCATATAAATATGCTACAGTTTACCTCAATAAattaaagatactttttaatTAGCCACATTGATATCTGCATACAAGGgctaaaacttcacacacaaaTTAGATTACTCCTGCTAAATATATGCTGATGTCCGATTATTTTCCGATTAATCGCTCGGAAGGccttccgattatatccgattaatcgattaTCATTATGCTGTCCGATTATCATCACTAGTTACACCTTAAAGTCTGCTATATGTAAAAGGAAACATCATGAAAGTGCAGGAAAGACTACCGTACAACTTTTGTCTGACCGAGAAAAAAAATGGGTAACTGACGAAAAACAAAACCGTTTTAATGTTGACACAgacatatatttctaaaatgaattaacCCGAAGGGAAAGAGcagaaaacattattaaaacagttttatggtTTAAATATTTCTCTTCATAAAAAGGAAATGGTGGGAGGAATAATTTTATGTCTTCAGGTTTAGGCTGAAAGTGgaaattgaaatgttcatattttgagaaaatagttCAGAATCTGTTAAAATCAAAAAGCACCCAAATGACATGAAAGATGTAAATGTAAAGAGATCAAACATCTAACAGTTACACCACTGTCAAGTAATTAAATTTGGATGACACTTTTCTTCATTTTGAGAACAAGTGTTACGAAAAGTCTAACCGTTAATCGGCAAGTCGTCCAATACTTAaattcggtgttgttatattttctggtcctctgAGATCATGGAGTCAACTCAACATCTGTGCAATAGAATTTGGATTAAGCCTGTGCTATGTGATATGAGGGGGGGTTGAACATTCCATTACTcctcttgaacagactcaataaaatcGAGTCTGCTACTATTTGCTTGGTGGCATTTCATGCTTTCCAaggtcttcttatagattttattggcAATGGAACGTTCAGAACTTAGAGGGAATAATTTAGCTAAACAAATGTTTGACTATAGGAACAAATATGATTTTGGTGTtgaacattttattacctctcatgattagattcagtcaaaccgagtctgtttttattctttttgggttacattctatgcttccaagggatatttttacagattgtattgatatttcaaaagaaattggACAATAATACCCAACATGGCTTGTTATAGATTTCTAATATACCCTTATTTTCACTTCAGGAAGCACAGTCGTTATCTTAGGTGCGTTCGAACAAATGAAATCACGACAGAATGACCGAAGCTTAAACATTTCACTACTATTCTTCAGTTCATTTTAATTCAGTGATTGTCACGTTTCTTACATAATTCTGTAGTTATATGAATGCATATCCGTATCATGCTGTGATAAAACTGCAAACAGGATGCACATACTTGCGTAAATTAACAGTGTTATCAAATATGTGATATGTGATTTAAGTTTTTTCAGCACATGCTTATTAAGATGGGTAATCTATTCCTAGTCACATCTGAAGTCAAGGcaaattttattttgtggtgTTTTTTCTGCCCAAAAAGGttggtcatatggtgattttACATATTTCTATAGCTAACCGGGGTGTGGTTGTTAAAAGGTCACATCAACAGGTAAGTATATggtaaaaaaatggcatttgacATGTTGGTATTTTGATACCACGAACAAATAGTTTTATCGAAAAAAAaccatctttttttctgtttacacTACATTGTTTAAAACTGTACAGTCACTTTATTTACATCACCGTAAATATAGAAAATTGTTTTCGATGTAACAGTAAGTATGTGAATACAGACCGGTCATATAGCACAAAATATGGACCGGTTTTTTAACGACAGAATCTGTGCAAAATGTCAAGTGATGATATACACtgatatatagagaataacaggttactgtcttttgagaaagggtttctcagacgaggctagatatggtccctggaaggagcgaggcttgttaattttttaaacaacttttatcctACCATTATGCGAAATGAAGTGCAAAAATAGGGGTGGaccaaattttgctgttttgccggacttcttttttttttcttaaaaatgacgccatcttgttttttagaataactgctaaaagacatttacgccaatatttttataaacgcgctcttAATAGGTATGTGAGACCGTGCCAAtaatgtatagcgtatgcctaccatatttgcaattaccacaaaaatgtttttataacggaaacgctcgtagaaacggaaaatgactcatgcaaaccaaagcgtttgttcaggattttagaggcagtaaacagttttcagctgttagtgtcgaattggccagggtgaaatttacaaataagaggcaatttacggaacgAAGTGCATATTCTTaacttctaaataataacaattgctagaattgaagtttcagcggctagaattgagtttcacttatttaaaggaaatcagttgagtagccttgatcttgatagtaatgacttgcaggagcgtatacatgcttcctctgagctagcttaaagtggggttgtcattttagcaggggcctcaggaaaactggaatagtgaaaaaacggtacggatggcacatatatttgagcttattttcagattttacagtgttactgagtatggaacagtgtagcaattggggctatcatttgcagggaattttctgcagcgatttaaaaattggcaaatttagcttttttcatcatcagtttccgcgaccgggagagcaaaaaatttcaggtcttgtaaacagaaaactagatattagagatgtattgcagatggtttgtaacggtagacatacagtgatgttatgTTGCAGTATCTTTATTTCAGTGTGTgattacagacttttgtgtgaggttttgaaagttaggtaggcgactctggccgagaagctcagaaaacttttttaatgcctccttaagagcaaatcttgaaaatttgtaagttcTTCCATGTGCATTTATTCGATGTCTTAGAGGTTTTTCAGTATGATTTGTGAAGCAATATGAGTTTtaaagatcattttgaagcaaaatgagagttttaagagcaataactaaggggagataaccgcgattcagacatgaaagtcagttttacagtgttttccgagccgatataatgaaatatatttgttatgaCACCATTTTACTTAAACATATGCTTACTGTGACATTAGAGTCGTCAGATAAGGcatttaaatgcaaattcattgatttctattaattcagtaagcTTTTAACAGCAAAATAGCGGCTCGGACTGTGGAACAGACCTGGGGGGTTTACTTTCGGCAGTATGTCCTCTGATCAGTATTTCTTTGTTCGTTTCATTTTtagaatttatgtacatattgcatatAACATAGACTCCAGTCACAGCACACAAAGTTTAGAGAATGACATCTTTTCCCCTGATATAGATAGGTTTTGAAAGGTTTGTCTCAAAAGTaacgtttttctcatatttcatcactcgcgGAAAGTGATCATTATCAAATTGAGGTCTTAACATAGACTCGTGGTCTGATGCAGTCAGTTCTATGGGTTGAAAGTCATGTACATCATAGCTAAATATCACAGTGCAGATAATTATCTTCAAATAGACACCATTTAGTGTCTTGGAATAGACAAATTAGCAGGTAGTGGTATTTTGTGAAACGTTAAGACGGTGACATATGGTGCTCATGCATGTGCTTGTAGCTTCCTGGAGTAGGTCCAGCACAGTACCAGTGACTTAAAATTGCTATAATATTCAGCCAGCTTGGCAGCTGAACATATCTAGATACTAAAAACATGGTTGAGACCTCATTTTTATATGCAATGGGCCTTAAATGAAACTATAATGTTACTAGTTAATTTCGGTACGCGTTCCTGGTAGATTTTTTGCATACATGATGTATTCCAGTTGTCAAACTTTTTCAACAGCATATGTTGGATATGTATGAAATTGGGTTTCTTTTGGTCagaattgattaaattacaaaataaacagcaaatgtCATACTATTGGGATCACTTTTGTCTCCCTTAAGGagacagtaaacagttttcagctgttagtgtcgaattggccaggatattgctagaattgaagtttcagcggctagaattgagtttcacttatttaaagaaaatcagctgagtagccttgatcttgatagtatgacgtaatgacttgaaggagcgtatacatgcttcctctcagctagcttaaagtggggttatcattttagcaggggcctcaggaaaactgaaatagtgaaaaaacggtacggatggcacatatatttgagcttattttcagattttacagtgttactggagtatggaacagtgtagcaattggggctatcctttgcagggaattttctgcagcgatttaaaaatttaattggcaaatttagcttttctcgtcatcagtttccgcgaccaggtcttgtaaacagagactagatattagagatgtattgcaatGGTTTGTAACGGTAGACATatagtgatgttaatgttgcagtatctttatttcaggtgtgtggttacagactttcgTGTGAggtttgaaagttaggtaggcgactctaggccgagaagctcagaaaaaaTGTTTACTGCCCCTTTAGCTCTCTGCATTTACATCATGGACtattgcatctggaatgaacTTTCATGGAATGAAAACAACGGTAGATGAAACGGTACTGCCTATTTTTTctgccaagcggcgttatggcgtgtgtatttaattcacttcaaacgtttgcttggtgagaatgggtgtccgtctagcaactgaattttggataaaatttcacttggaacagatttgaaattattctttcgtgTTCAGCAAAACAGAGATGtggttacaaaacacaaggttagcatttgttgtttttttccgcttttttatattttgggattttaaagacctttttcagtgtcgtatgaggcgtaataatttttaaatgctaaATGGCCccaatctgatgtccttggatttaatcataggtttaaacagtgtaaagtgttctcaagtcactgacctgagaaagcctgcttttctcagacagacTTTAACAGACAGTTGCTATAGTATTGGCATGATAAAAAATGATATAGTAAGTACACgacatgtaaatgtaaatgcTACATGTAAAGTCTGTTCTCAACCATTTCCCGGGTATGTTAATTACTCGTTGTTTACATCGCTATACATTTCGTGTGAGTAGATTTAacttctgattttgaaaaaaaaacattccaatTATTCTGTAATGCTTTATCGTTTATCTATGAGAATTAAACCCTTGAAACAGACTTCAATATGAGAAAGCCTGGAAAAAGTTGCAGAGAGGGACTGATGTTTGTGTACATATGCGCCTATTCTCTAAGCAAACGTTAGTTTATTTAATAAAGGGCTTTGTTAATCAACCTAGGAAACTATTAAATACGTTTTCGTTTAGATGCTattaaaacattaacaattatcagTGGATAGAGACAAAAACATAATCAACGGCTCCAACACATCGATTTTTCTCTTCTCTTTTTGTATAGTTTTTCTCAGCAAGATCGAAAAAGGTTGTATTTATGCagcttttttaataaaaaatgtttctttagcTCTCCTATCATTTAAACTCGTTACCCTTTTTCACACAGAAAAGACGTACGAAGTGCACAAATCAATTTTTGtctataaaatattacatatatttgatatcacAAGCTGCCGAATTCAGTTATGACTCAACCATTTCTTCATTACGTTGTTAAGCATCAACTTCCTTTGAAAGGAAATAACAAATCAATTTTTCATTAGCAAGATCGGACCCGGAAGTTGACCGATTACGCAGTCTTAATGTTGCTAAAATACAAACGTCTcttatatatgtatgataaaaataagataaaaaaaaacattcactaCGGGTGTATCGAAACATTCTTTGTTTTTCGTATGTCATTACAGAGCGGGTTTAGACCGCTTGCgataaaaatatatgacaaaagtatCTATGAAGTAAAAGTAAATGGACTTTTTCAAACTTTATTATCGCACTTAACAATCTTTCCTTAAAACCAGTGTTCAAAAACTTACGTTTAAACTGTTAATTAAATCATGaaatacttattgatagtgtggACACTAGCTGGATGGTTTAATGGGCATGTTTAAATAGAGCATATACTCAAATGTAcaaaagaattgaattcaaacgttttacTTCTTTACATAAATGTTTCACTACTTCTGtcataaataaaattcattaaaacgTTGTATCAACCAAGCACAATTTAAGACGAAATAAAATGAGACAAAtaactaaacaaaaatattaccTTGTTTGTACAGTCTTCCTCTTTTCTGTTATAAACTTTGTTAAACTCCTCTACCTTATATCATACAAATTCTATGTTTACAACTCACTGATGTAAACGTTGGTTGGATATTTAAAACTTCCCCATCGCCATAGCGTCTTCTATTTTGATGCTCcttaatgatattttgtttatgttttaattcaTGGGAAAATAAGACACATTACGTTTTTGcacaagtgaaaatattttcGTATAAAGCAAATAATGAGTCCTTTCTTTTATAATGAATCAAGATAAAACTGTTTATCATGAATCAAGATAAAACTGTATCAGTTATAGATTTTACCCTTTACATAGGTTTTAAAGAGAGTAGCATGCAATATATTACATACCCGCGTAAGTAAAGGCTTTTGACAAACGTTCGATTCCCGTATATCACTGGAGAACAAAAATAGCGAGTGAGTTAAATAGCCTTGGTAAATTGCATATTACCATGTTGTTACATTTATTGGAAGTATAGCATGCTATGTATCACAAACAGTGAATTTCAGGGATATACCTACCAAACCATACTATCAATAGCGAGATAAACACTGTAGTTTTTGACTAAAGGACAAAAGTCTGATCCCGTATTTGGCTGGAGTGCAAAAATATATTACGTACCAGTGTAGGTAGATGATATACCCTTCTCAACTATACCTCGGGGCCTCCGTCGCCGAGTGGTCgcttactttgaatcacttgcccctcaccgatgtaggttctagcctcactcggggcgttgaattctttatatgaggaagccatccagctggtttacggaaggtcgggggTTCAAACCCAGGTCGTGAtgaataatgcacgaaggggtacccggttcttcctccaccatcaagcttgaaagtcgccacaGACCTacagttgtgtcggtgcgacgttaaacccaacaaaaaaataccCCTTTACAACAGAATTTACAAAAAGTAGTTCCCCGTATATGTTCGGAAAGCATAATGCCCAGTGTAGCATACTTTCTTGTGTATATTACCCTTATTGAGGCCTGTATGATGAATGTAACGTGCCCGTATAGGTTACGGACATACCTACACAACCATACCTATAAACGGGACACATCCTTTGGCCATGAAAAGAGGGACAAAGTTCGATTCTCATATTAGCGAAGAGAgcgaaaatacaaacaaaatgtagCTAATTTATTCTGCGATACATG
This window of the Mercenaria mercenaria strain notata chromosome 5, MADL_Memer_1, whole genome shotgun sequence genome carries:
- the LOC123556304 gene encoding probable G-protein coupled receptor No18 gives rise to the protein MVNESLTTTAAGALTVNDTSGFDKTAVVQRLNDEMAHLMIPATVYISVLMVLGLVGNCMVCYYYGFKTRRTTNSFFIVVLALYDITVCAFCMPTEIADIELFYTFENNVACKILRFVNYLAGIGSILTLIAIATDRFKKICKVTAPQMTMKTAKVIGSVVFGAALLLSWPSLIIYGSIKVNIPTDLDIELKGSDCTSTKDRQYRKYVWAFNIVHFVMFFACSIVLIVLYSIIGKTIYQHQKGMRQYGSGNKTASSSNETSFSTSSARDDSKLEDNHDSNRNTNGQTSDKATESKSQKANREISRKSTVKSKDKCKTIDSETIKLTIIMIVVTVVFIVSFLPYLSLTVWRVYKGKHEAEFLSGGGLVGFKIGSRSFLLNNTLNPWIYGIFNSNFRRFFFGWLHCKRSP